In bacterium, the genomic window AACTCGGGCTCGGCGACGCCGTTGCCTTCGTCGGCCCCAAAAGCCACGACGAACTGAAATTGATGTACAACGCCGCGGACGTCCTGGCGGTCCCGTCTATCGTGGCGCGCGACGGCGAAACCGAGGGGATGCCGACGGTGATACTCGAGGCCTTCGCCGCGGCCTGCCCGGTAGTGGGCAGCCGCGTGGCCGGCATCCCGGAATTCGTGCGCGACGGCGAGACCGGGTTCCTCGCGGACGCGGCCGACGCGGGCGACCTCGCCGCCAAGATCGTCGAAACCCTCAAGCTGGGACGCGGCCGCTTCGCCTCGAGCTGCCTGGCCGCCGCGGCCGGCAGGGATTTTAAAATAATCGCGCAACTCTACGCCGAGGCGGCGGAGGCCTGAACGTGGGCCTGGCCGCGAATTGGCGTAAGCTGCGGCTGCGGGAAGCGGGCCGCCGCGACTACTTCTACCTGACGCCGGGCAACTACGCATTATATCGGCAGTTCCGCGCGCACGCGGCGGCGCATCTCCACGGCCTGATACTCGACGCCGGCACCGGTTACGGCCCCTGGCGGCCGGTGCTCGCGGAACAAGGCCGCGTTATCGGCATAGACCTGTCGGAGCACGGGAACGCCGACGCCACCGCCGACCTGAAAAAGATGCCTTTCCGCGACGGCGCGTTCGACGCCGCTTTTTGCTCCCAGGTGCTCGAGCACGAGCGCGACCCCGCGGCGCTGCTTGCGGAGCTGGGCCGGGTCGTGAAGGCCGGCGGCGCGCTGGTCCTGACCGCCCCCCACCTGAGCCGCCTCCACGACGCACCCCACGACTACTATCGATTTACGGCCGAGGGCCTTCGGTTCCTGGCCGAGGGAGCCGGCTTCGCCGCCGAAGACGTTAAGCCGTGCGGGGGGCCGTTGTCGTTTTTAGGGCACAACGTGAACGTTCTCGCCCTCGCCCTCGTAACGCCCGTCCCGATAGTGGGACGGTTCGCCGTCGCGCTGGCGAAGCTCACGTCGCCCTGGTGGCCCGCGCTGGACCGCCTGCTCGACCCCCAAGGCGTGCTCGCGCTGAACTGGATGCTCGTGGGGCGGAAGAAGTGAACGGCGAGGAGGCCGGCTACGCGTCCCCTCCCGACCAGCTGGTGCGGCTCGCGGACGTCCAGCGGGGCGTGCGCAAAGGCCGCAAGATTAGGCGCGTGCTGGAGGCGGAATTGGGGCCCGCGCCCTGGCCGGAGTTGCGGGGGCTCGACCTCGGCTGCGGCCCGGGCGTGATAACCGCTTACCTGGCCCGGCTCACGGCCGGCTTCGTCGGCGTGGACGTCGACGCCGC contains:
- a CDS encoding class I SAM-dependent methyltransferase, producing MGLAANWRKLRLREAGRRDYFYLTPGNYALYRQFRAHAAAHLHGLILDAGTGYGPWRPVLAEQGRVIGIDLSEHGNADATADLKKMPFRDGAFDAAFCSQVLEHERDPAALLAELGRVVKAGGALVLTAPHLSRLHDAPHDYYRFTAEGLRFLAEGAGFAAEDVKPCGGPLSFLGHNVNVLALALVTPVPIVGRFAVALAKLTSPWWPALDRLLDPQGVLALNWMLVGRKK